Part of the Bacteroides sp. genome, AAAAAACCTGTTTTTTTTCATTGTCTTTGTTGTTTTAAAGTTAAAAATAGTCACTCTTATCAAGACGAATAAACCAGGGCAAATGCTGCCTGGTTTTTCATTCGTTTTCCTTTAATTTTTTTCGGTCGATTTTCCCTGCGTGGTTTTTCGGTAGTTCCTCCAGGAAAACAACGTGGCGGGGTATCTTATATTTTGCCAGTTTCCCGGCGCAAAAGTCCAGGATGTCTTCGATGGTCACTTTTATGTTTTTTTGGGGAACGATGAAGGCTTTCCCGGTTTCGCCCCATTTGGGGTCGGGGACGCCAATGATGGCGACCTCATCTACGGCGGGGTGCTTGCGCAGCAGGTATTCAACCTCTGCGGGGTATACGTTTTCGGCTCCCGAGATATACATGTTCTTGATGCGGTCGACCACATAGATGAAGCCTTCCTCATCGCGGCGCACCAAGTCACCGGTATGAAACCATCCGTTGTGAATGGTATCAGCAGTGGCTTCGGGGTTGTTCCAGTAGCCGGGGGTCACGGTAGGCCCTTTCAGGAGGAACTCGCCCACTTCACCCGTGGGTACATTTTCACCCTTATCATCAACGATGCGAACCTCGTAATAAAAATTGGGCTTACCGATGCTGCCTGCCTTGCGGGTGGCATCCTGGTGGTTGAGTGACATGACATTGGGTCCCACCTCGGTCAGGCCGTAGCCCTGACGAATGAAGATGCCCTTCTGGTGCCATTGTTCAATGAGGGGTATGGGCATGGCCTCGCCGCCTACCACGAAATACCGGACCTTTTCGAGTTTTGCCTTTCCGTAGCCGGGGTTTTCCTGCATCAGTTTCAGCATGGTGGGTACCGCCCAGAAGATGGTCATGTCGCGTTCGTCAAGGGCTTTCAGCACAGCGCCAGGGTCGAAGGTACGCATCATCAGGGTGTAAGCCCCGTGGTGCAGAAAGGGAGTCTCGAGCACGTTCCAGCTTCCGGTATGGAAAGGCGGAGCACAGTTGATGCTGCGGTCGTCGGCGGTCAGGTCGAGACGAAGCTGGGTGTTGATGCTGTTCCAGAACATCATCTTGTGGGTGTATATGCTGCCCTTTGGGAAGGCTGTAGTGCCGCTGGTGTAAATGATCAGTGCAGCATCGTCTTCGGTCACCTCATGGGCTGGGCATTCTGCCATTTCCCCGCTTTTCACGAATGCGTCGGAGCGGGCGGAAAGATCTTCAAGGGGAAGGACCCTGGTCAGCTCGTTGAGGTTTTCAATGCCTTCGAACTTGTCGCGGAATTTTTCTTCTACAAAAGTGATCTTTGGGCGGGCATCACCAAGCATAAACCGGAGCTCGTGCGGGGTCAGGCGGTAATTTAGGGGCACGATGATCAGGCCGGTTTTCTGGGCTACCGCCAGCAGGGTGATGTATTCGAGACAGTTCTCGGCGAGTATGGCCAGGCGATCGCCTTTTTCAAGGTTCAGCTCATCGGCAAACCAGCGGGCGGTGAAATTGCCCAGTTGGTGGAATTGCCCGTAGGTAAAGGCGCGGCCTGTCTCATATTCCTCGATGGCAACCCTGGAGGGGTTGTACATATTCCAGCGTCCAAACCAGTCAATCCACGACATCAGGCTTTCCTCCTATTGAATAACAACAACAAAAAGGCCACGAATGTTGATACAACGATGGCCGAAGAAGAAGCAATGGCGGGGTTTTTCACCGGGCCCGTAAGGAATTGGTTGAAGAACCCGAAATCCCAACCAGCATTCACCAGGGGTTCGAGGCCGAAGAATACCAGGAAATGCACGATAACAGCCGTGATGGAAGCCACGAAGGAAATGCTGGTTTTCAGGTCTTTGACAAAGATACCAAAGATGATCGGGATAAAGGCAGCGGAGAAGAAGGCATAGACGCCGTTTTGTGCAAGGATGGCAACGCTGAGGTTGGGGTTGAGGATCTGCCCCCGGGCTATGAACCAGGCCAAAATGCCTAGCAGAATGATAGCCGCCTTGTTGATGCGTATTAGGCTTTGGTCCGAAAGCTTTTCTTCTCCCACCAGGGGTTTGATAATATCGGAAGTGATGGAAGTGCTCACTGACTGTATCAGTCCCTCGAGGGTTGACATACCTGCCGACATCAAACCCAAAACCACGATCAGGCCTACGATGACCGCCAGAAGGTTTCCACCAAAGATCTGCACCACGTAAACGGGGATGATCTGGTCATTTCTGAGGGGGGCGCCGTTGGCCATCAGGTCGGGGAAGGTCAGCCTGGCATAGAGCCCGGCAAACACCACGAAAAAGAAGATCATCTCAACGATAATGGCGGTGGTCAGGAATTTATTGACATCGCTGTCTTTTTTCAGCAACAGAGATTTGGTGATAATGTGGGGTTGCACCACAATGGCGATGCCCACCACAACTTGCGCAAAGATGATTTCATAGAAGTTACGGAATAGGGGGCTGTTGGGGTTGGTGGGTGCGGTGAGAATAGGGTCGATCTCTCGCAGTTTCGAAAGAAAACCACTGAAGCCATCACCAAAGAATTTGATACCGCTGCCCAGTAGGACAAATGCGACCACCAGCATAATAATGGCCTGGATGGTGTTGGTATAAACCATTGAATTGGCTCCGCCAAACATCATGTAGCCAAAGACGAAAACCACGACACAGGTCAGTACAATGATGGGGTCGGCATTGAGGGCAGTGGCGATCACACTGACGATGGCCACCAGGATCAGGACGATGAAGGTGATGAGCAGCAGGGACAGGAAGGCCATAAAGAGCGAATAGTTCTTGCTGTTGTAACGCTTGCCGATCCATTGGGCCAGGGTCAGGGCCTTTACCGTTTCCCCGTATTTACGAAAGCTTTTGGTAAGCACTGCAAGGCTGATCATCGAGGCAATGGGCAGGGCAATGCCATAGGAGATCACCCCGCTAATGCCAAAGTTGGCAATGAAGCCCGGGTTGATGACGAAGGTGGCAGCGCTGGTCATGGCGGCAGCAAGCGAAAGCCCAACGGCATAGGGCGAAAACAGGATGTTCCCCAGGGCGTAGTCGGAGATGTTTTTGATCTTGGAGGCGCCCCGAACCACGAAGAACAGTATCACTGCCATATAGAGCAGGATGAGGATCCAGGCGCCCGTAACCATTGTTGCTGTGGCCAATTTCTTACAATTTAAGGGTTAATATCTGAAGGCTGCGCTGGCAAAGGCAAGTCCGCCCCCGGAACCAATGAAAAACAGGAGGTCGCCCCGCCTGAGTTTGCCGTTCTGATAGATTTCGTTAAGAGCCAGGGGTATGCAGGCAGAACCGGTGTAACCGTAATGGTGCATTACCGTGGGTGCTTTTTCGCGGGACGCCCCCAGGCGGTCCATGGTTTCCCAGATGCTGTTGATGTTGATTTGGGTTAGCAGGTAATGATCCACTTCATTGGGCTTCACGCAAATGCGTTCGGCCAGGGTGTTAGCCATCATGGTCCACATTTCGGGATTTAGCTCCTTAGGGAATTTGTGGACGAATTTCAGTAAATGGTCCTTCTCATCGAGCACCTGCTGGCTGAGGGGATGGTTTGTTCCGCCGGCATAAATGCCCATGTGGCCATAATATTCTCCGCGGGTGATCTGCTGGCTGGTAAGGTAGCCCCGTCCGGCTTCTTCTGAAACTTTCAGGACCACAGCACCTGCCCCGTCGGCAAAAAGGGTCACCGTTTTCTTGTCTGTCAGGTTCAGGTATTTGCTCATGGCATAGGCACCCACCACCACGACGGTGTTGTAGTTTTCGTCAGCGCGGATATACTTGGAGCCGGTGTCGAGGGCGGTGACAAAACCTGCGCAGGCGGTATTGATGTCGAAGGTTCCTGCATTGTTCATCCCCAGCATATACTGCACCTTTGAGGCAGTGGAGGGACTTATGTATTCCGGGGTATCGGTAGAGATGATCAGCAGGTCCACCTCCTGGGGATCGACCTTGCCATCGTCAAGGGCGAGACGGATAGCTTCAGCAGCCAGATCGGCCACCGACTGGTCTTCACTGCACCAGCCGCGCTCATAGATCTGCACGTTCTGCGCCAGCCAGTCACTTACGTTTTCTCCCAGCAAAGTATCGAAATAGCTGTTGGGTACTACCTTCTCGGGAACATAGGCGCCGATGGAGTGTATGATGGCATTTCTCATAGTCTAAGCGTATTCGCGCTAAGCGTCATTACTGGTAATGCATTAAACGGTGATGCCCCCATCGACACTGATCACCGTTCCATTGATGAAGCCCGCTTCATTGGAAGCCAGGAAAGCATAGGTGGCTGCAATTTCTTCGGGGGTTCCCAGGCGTCCCATCGGAGTTTTGTCCTTCATGCCCTGGAGGATGTTCTCGGGCATCTTAGCTACCATTTCTGTGGCAATAAAGCCGGGAGCTACCGCGTTTACGGTGATGCCCTTGCGCCCCAGTTCACGTGCCATGGTCTTGGTCATCCCTACCACCCCTGCCTTGGTAGCTACATAGTTCGTCTGGCCGAAGTTGCCATAGAGCGCTACCACAGAAGAGGTATTGATGATGCGGCCGTAGTTGCGTGTGACCATAAATTCGGAAACCGCCTTGGTGCAATAAAACACGCCGGTGAGGTTTACATCGATCACCTGCTGCCACTGCTCGGGTGTCATTTTTTTCAGGGTGCTGTCGCGGGTGATGCCAGCATTATTAATCAGCACGT contains:
- a CDS encoding long-chain fatty acid--CoA ligase, whose product is MSWIDWFGRWNMYNPSRVAIEEYETGRAFTYGQFHQLGNFTARWFADELNLEKGDRLAILAENCLEYITLLAVAQKTGLIIVPLNYRLTPHELRFMLGDARPKITFVEEKFRDKFEGIENLNELTRVLPLEDLSARSDAFVKSGEMAECPAHEVTEDDAALIIYTSGTTAFPKGSIYTHKMMFWNSINTQLRLDLTADDRSINCAPPFHTGSWNVLETPFLHHGAYTLMMRTFDPGAVLKALDERDMTIFWAVPTMLKLMQENPGYGKAKLEKVRYFVVGGEAMPIPLIEQWHQKGIFIRQGYGLTEVGPNVMSLNHQDATRKAGSIGKPNFYYEVRIVDDKGENVPTGEVGEFLLKGPTVTPGYWNNPEATADTIHNGWFHTGDLVRRDEEGFIYVVDRIKNMYISGAENVYPAEVEYLLRKHPAVDEVAIIGVPDPKWGETGKAFIVPQKNIKVTIEDILDFCAGKLAKYKIPRHVVFLEELPKNHAGKIDRKKLKENE
- a CDS encoding ketoacyl-ACP synthase III codes for the protein MRNAIIHSIGAYVPEKVVPNSYFDTLLGENVSDWLAQNVQIYERGWCSEDQSVADLAAEAIRLALDDGKVDPQEVDLLIISTDTPEYISPSTASKVQYMLGMNNAGTFDINTACAGFVTALDTGSKYIRADENYNTVVVVGAYAMSKYLNLTDKKTVTLFADGAGAVVLKVSEEAGRGYLTSQQITRGEYYGHMGIYAGGTNHPLSQQVLDEKDHLLKFVHKFPKELNPEMWTMMANTLAERICVKPNEVDHYLLTQININSIWETMDRLGASREKAPTVMHHYGYTGSACIPLALNEIYQNGKLRRGDLLFFIGSGGGLAFASAAFRY
- the fabG gene encoding 3-oxoacyl-ACP reductase FabG: MKDQVAIITGGADGIGKAACLRFVAEGATVVIWDLNEEKGIALEKQLIEDGGKAHFMKVNTASWEEVESAAKSVFEKYQRIDVLINNAGITRDSTLKKMTPEQWQQVIDVNLTGVFYCTKAVSEFMVTRNYGRIINTSSVVALYGNFGQTNYVATKAGVVGMTKTMARELGRKGITVNAVAPGFIATEMVAKMPENILQGMKDKTPMGRLGTPEEIAATYAFLASNEAGFINGTVISVDGGITV